A portion of the Acidisarcina polymorpha genome contains these proteins:
- a CDS encoding DUF1697 domain-containing protein, with translation MVESSKSKAASPQRYVALLRGINLGAKNRIPMPELVTLFEQLGYTGVSTFIQSGNVLFTGTASNESELSADISRKIEARWGFRIPVVLRTRKELGTVLANNPFYSANNSMASAKNPLDSKDRETRSLHVYFLRDTPADSALASLDATRSAPDTFVVAGRDIYVNLANTMAKTKLTNAYFDSKLKTISTARNWDTVAKLFELLGS, from the coding sequence ATGGTCGAATCCTCCAAAAGTAAAGCGGCAAGCCCCCAGAGGTACGTTGCCCTGCTGAGAGGAATCAACCTCGGCGCCAAGAATAGAATTCCGATGCCAGAGCTGGTCACTCTCTTCGAGCAGTTGGGTTATACCGGCGTCAGCACGTTCATCCAGAGTGGCAACGTTCTGTTTACCGGCACTGCTAGTAACGAATCGGAACTAAGCGCCGATATCAGCCGCAAGATAGAAGCTCGCTGGGGCTTTCGCATTCCCGTCGTTTTGAGGACACGAAAAGAATTGGGGACCGTTCTCGCCAACAATCCCTTCTACTCGGCCAACAATTCCATGGCGTCGGCCAAGAATCCCTTGGACTCAAAAGATCGCGAGACAAGAAGCCTTCATGTCTATTTCCTGAGAGACACTCCGGCCGACTCAGCATTGGCGTCCCTGGATGCCACTCGGTCGGCGCCCGATACCTTCGTGGTGGCAGGTCGAGACATTTACGTCAACCTGGCTAACACCATGGCGAAGACTAAGCTGACGAACGCATACTTCGATTCGAAGCTGAAAACCATCAGCACGGCTCGGAACTGGGACACTGTAGCCAAGCTGTTTGAGCTTCTGGGGAGTTGA
- a CDS encoding Fpg/Nei family DNA glycosylase, giving the protein MPELPDISAYLSALEPRIVGQPLEQVRIASAFLLRTAQPPISSAEGRVVHELRRLGKRIAIGVDGDLWLVLHLMIAGRLHWRARGAKLAGRQNLAAFDFPNGSLVLTEAGSKRRASLHVVGSTEALQALDPGGIDVLSSDLDSFRAALSTENHTLKRALTDPRLLSGIGNAYSDEILHAAKLSPIAFTHKLKPEEWEGLFAATRQTLRLWIERLRSEAQTAFPEKVTAFRKDMAVHGRFGEPCPRCGQPIQRIRYADNETNYCAQCQTAGKVLADRSLSRLLGADWPRTLDALEALKRK; this is encoded by the coding sequence ATGCCGGAACTGCCAGATATTTCCGCCTACCTCAGCGCTCTCGAGCCGCGTATCGTCGGTCAGCCACTCGAACAGGTTCGCATCGCCAGCGCATTTCTGCTCAGGACCGCGCAGCCGCCGATTTCTTCCGCGGAAGGCCGAGTCGTGCACGAGCTGCGGCGGCTGGGCAAGCGCATCGCCATCGGCGTCGATGGCGATCTATGGCTCGTGCTTCACCTGATGATCGCCGGACGGTTGCACTGGCGAGCCAGAGGTGCAAAACTCGCTGGGCGTCAGAACCTCGCCGCCTTCGATTTCCCGAATGGCTCGCTCGTGCTCACCGAGGCCGGCTCTAAACGCCGCGCCTCGCTCCACGTGGTCGGCAGCACCGAGGCGCTTCAGGCGCTCGATCCGGGTGGCATCGATGTACTCTCCAGCGATCTCGACTCGTTCCGCGCAGCGCTCTCCACCGAGAACCACACCCTCAAACGCGCGCTTACCGATCCGCGCCTGTTGAGTGGAATCGGCAATGCTTACTCCGACGAGATCCTGCATGCGGCAAAGCTATCGCCGATCGCCTTCACTCACAAGCTGAAGCCGGAGGAGTGGGAGGGGCTCTTCGCCGCAACCCGCCAGACCCTTCGCCTATGGATTGAGCGCCTGCGCTCCGAAGCCCAGACCGCCTTCCCGGAAAAAGTCACAGCCTTCCGCAAGGACATGGCCGTCCACGGCCGATTTGGAGAGCCTTGCCCAAGATGCGGCCAACCGATCCAACGAATTCGCTACGCGGACAACGAAACCAACTACTGCGCACAATGCCAAACCGCCGGGAAAGTCCTTGCCGACCGCAGTTTGTCCCGGCTCTTGGGAGCAGACTGGCCGCGCACTCTCGACGCCCTCGAAGCACTGAAGCGGAAATAA
- a CDS encoding MFS transporter — MPLPTTPTIPPPVPEAHPTGFEPLKSPLFRKLWIASTVSNLGGWMQDTAGTWLMTVLTTSPLLIALMQTAASLPVVILGLLAGATADIFDRRRLLLFWQAWMLAAVGLLSVLTFFNIISPWVLLILTFLLNIGTAMNSPAWQAIMPELVPREQLADSVALNSAGFNLARALGPALGGLAVAAFLHPITGAGWTFLLNSLSFVGVILVLYQWKRNPIFKSALPAERIYGSMRAGIRYIQYAPPLKAALGRAFIFTVFVSAVWSLLAVVAARDLHQGAFGYGILNGSMGLGAVIGATSLPRVRRKFSADMIIAVSTAVFVFTLMILAFVRLPLVIIPVLLMAGFAWTSTMSTLNLAVQVSAPGWVQARALGTYQMVFSGGMALGSVVWGLIAEHASTPISLATAAVGLLLTLPFSLRLHVLHGELPDLRPFRSKFLVPQLVMEPEMSDGPVRIMFDYYIEPEDYNDFVQAIHKLRDVRLRDGAMRWGIFQDADDPRHLNETFVMESWIDYLRQRERFTASDRTIRDRVVSFHKGPEPPRITHTIYAKERANPDPGSNPPKNPS, encoded by the coding sequence ATGCCTCTTCCAACCACGCCTACCATCCCGCCGCCGGTCCCCGAAGCCCACCCGACTGGATTCGAGCCGCTCAAGTCGCCGCTCTTTCGCAAGCTATGGATCGCCTCGACGGTCTCGAACCTGGGCGGCTGGATGCAGGACACCGCCGGCACCTGGCTGATGACCGTGCTTACCACCTCGCCCTTGTTGATCGCGCTGATGCAGACTGCGGCCAGCCTTCCCGTCGTCATCCTCGGCCTGCTCGCCGGGGCGACTGCCGACATCTTTGATCGACGCCGCTTGCTGCTCTTCTGGCAGGCATGGATGCTGGCCGCCGTCGGTCTGCTTTCAGTGCTCACCTTCTTCAACATCATCTCGCCCTGGGTGCTTTTGATCCTCACCTTCCTGCTGAACATCGGTACGGCCATGAACAGCCCCGCCTGGCAGGCGATCATGCCTGAGCTGGTGCCCCGAGAACAGCTCGCCGACTCGGTGGCGCTCAACAGCGCTGGATTCAACCTCGCCCGCGCGCTCGGGCCCGCCCTCGGCGGCCTCGCCGTGGCCGCGTTCCTCCATCCAATCACCGGCGCGGGTTGGACCTTCCTGCTCAACTCGCTTTCTTTCGTCGGCGTCATTCTGGTCCTCTATCAATGGAAGCGAAATCCGATCTTCAAGAGCGCGCTTCCGGCGGAACGAATCTACGGCTCGATGCGCGCGGGCATTCGCTACATCCAGTACGCGCCACCATTGAAGGCGGCACTCGGCCGGGCGTTCATCTTTACCGTCTTCGTCAGCGCGGTCTGGTCATTGCTTGCCGTGGTCGCCGCTCGCGACCTGCACCAGGGCGCCTTCGGCTACGGAATCCTCAACGGCAGCATGGGACTAGGCGCGGTGATCGGCGCCACCAGTCTTCCCCGCGTCCGGCGGAAGTTTTCGGCCGACATGATTATTGCCGTCTCTACTGCCGTCTTCGTATTCACGCTCATGATTCTCGCCTTCGTTCGTCTTCCGCTGGTCATTATTCCGGTTCTGCTGATGGCCGGTTTTGCCTGGACCAGCACCATGTCAACGCTCAACCTTGCGGTGCAGGTCTCCGCACCGGGTTGGGTCCAGGCCCGCGCCCTCGGAACCTACCAAATGGTCTTCTCCGGGGGCATGGCCCTCGGCAGCGTGGTCTGGGGTCTGATCGCCGAGCATGCCTCGACGCCAATCTCGCTCGCCACTGCCGCCGTAGGCTTGTTGCTGACCTTGCCCTTCAGCCTGCGTCTGCACGTGCTCCACGGCGAGCTGCCCGACCTGCGGCCGTTTCGCTCGAAGTTCCTGGTTCCACAGCTGGTCATGGAACCGGAAATGTCGGACGGCCCGGTTCGCATCATGTTCGACTACTACATCGAACCCGAGGACTACAACGACTTCGTCCAGGCCATCCATAAACTTCGTGACGTCCGCCTGCGCGATGGCGCGATGCGCTGGGGTATTTTTCAGGACGCCGACGACCCCCGACATCTGAATGAGACATTTGTAATGGAATCCTGGATCGACTACCTCCGCCAACGCGAACGCTTCACCGCCTCCGATCGCACCATCCGCGACCGTGTCGTCAGCTTTCACAAAGGCCCGGAGCCACCGCGCATCACTCATACCATTTACGCCAAGGAACGGGCCAATCCAGATCCCGGCAGCAATCCACCCAAAAATCCGAGCTGA
- a CDS encoding elongation factor G yields the protein MNIFSGTNIRNIAVTGHSHCGKTTLISAMLATAGAVSALGRVEDGTAVTAYDEEEISRHMTLSNAVAWCEWNGVKVNCIDTPGFSMFVHEAKAAMLPVESAVVLVDACAGVEPMTTRVWGYAEEFSLPRILVVNKLDRDTGKRASSGSDCLDEALALLDGLRNSFGRNVVPVQLPIGMGGAGSGAPFTGVIDLVSMKAFLYPAGGNGKGTLGEIPPELLETAKSAHEALVELVAEGKDELMEEFFAEGTIPEEHLISALHEAIREDRIFPVLFTAALPNIGTDRLLEFLRVYAPAPVERAPIAARSNASQSRTVGNGHASNEWTNAVTEMVTRPVADDQPLSLYIFKTISDPFAGHISFFKVFSGVVRNDAAIQNYNRNTIERFGHLAIMEGKVATSVTELHAGDIGAVAKLKSTFTGDTLGDKAHAIFFEPAALPEPAIAFAIEPKTRADEDKLATGLHRLMEEDTLIRFYRDPQTHEFLIAGTGQQHIEVVVSKLRKRYHTEVTLQAPKVPYRETIRAAVEARGRHKKQSGGHGQFGDCVIRIEPLPRGAGFEFVNDIFGGAVPKNYIPAIEKGIQEAALRGYLAGYPVVDFRVILKDGSYHDVDSNELSFRMAGRIAFRKCIEQARAAIIEPIMRGEIDAPEVAAGVLMGDLNGRRGKVQGMESRAGALTLRAEVPMAEMLTYGADLTAMTQGLGSFHMELDHYECVPAAQQEKIIAASTQRLHADEEDE from the coding sequence ATGAACATCTTCTCCGGAACCAATATTCGCAACATTGCGGTCACGGGACACTCGCACTGCGGCAAGACCACGCTTATCTCAGCGATGCTGGCGACCGCCGGGGCGGTTTCTGCCCTCGGTCGCGTTGAGGATGGGACAGCGGTAACGGCCTACGACGAGGAAGAGATTTCGCGCCACATGACGCTCTCAAACGCGGTTGCGTGGTGCGAATGGAACGGCGTCAAGGTGAACTGCATCGATACGCCCGGGTTCAGCATGTTCGTGCATGAAGCCAAGGCGGCGATGCTGCCGGTGGAGTCAGCGGTAGTGCTGGTTGACGCGTGCGCCGGGGTTGAGCCGATGACGACCCGCGTGTGGGGCTATGCGGAGGAGTTCTCTCTGCCGCGCATCCTGGTCGTCAATAAGCTCGACCGCGACACAGGGAAGAGGGCGAGCAGCGGCAGCGACTGTCTGGACGAAGCCCTGGCGCTGCTCGACGGGCTGAGAAATTCGTTTGGCCGCAATGTTGTTCCAGTGCAATTACCGATCGGCATGGGCGGCGCCGGTTCAGGTGCCCCATTTACCGGGGTGATCGATCTGGTCTCGATGAAGGCTTTCCTTTACCCGGCCGGCGGCAACGGGAAGGGCACACTGGGAGAGATTCCTCCTGAGTTGCTGGAAACTGCCAAGTCTGCTCATGAGGCATTGGTGGAGTTGGTCGCTGAGGGAAAGGATGAGCTCATGGAAGAGTTCTTCGCCGAGGGGACGATCCCGGAAGAGCATCTGATCTCCGCCTTGCATGAAGCGATTCGCGAAGACCGTATCTTTCCCGTGTTGTTCACTGCAGCACTACCAAATATTGGCACCGACCGGCTGCTGGAATTTCTGCGTGTGTATGCGCCGGCGCCGGTGGAGCGCGCACCCATCGCGGCACGGTCGAACGCCAGTCAATCCAGGACGGTCGGGAATGGTCATGCGTCCAATGAGTGGACCAACGCGGTGACCGAGATGGTCACTCGACCAGTTGCGGATGATCAGCCGCTTTCGCTTTATATCTTCAAAACCATCTCCGATCCTTTCGCCGGCCATATTTCGTTCTTCAAGGTATTTTCCGGAGTGGTTCGCAACGATGCGGCCATTCAGAACTACAACCGGAACACCATCGAAAGATTTGGGCACCTGGCGATCATGGAAGGCAAAGTGGCTACCAGCGTCACTGAACTTCATGCCGGCGATATCGGCGCCGTCGCCAAGCTGAAATCCACCTTCACTGGCGACACGCTGGGCGACAAAGCGCACGCGATCTTCTTCGAACCGGCGGCGCTTCCCGAGCCGGCGATCGCGTTTGCCATTGAACCGAAGACCCGCGCCGACGAAGACAAACTCGCCACCGGTTTGCACCGGCTCATGGAAGAAGACACCTTAATCCGGTTCTATCGCGATCCGCAGACGCATGAATTCCTGATTGCCGGCACCGGTCAGCAGCATATTGAAGTGGTCGTCTCGAAGCTACGGAAGCGCTACCACACTGAGGTGACGCTGCAAGCGCCGAAGGTACCGTATCGAGAGACGATTCGCGCTGCCGTCGAGGCGCGAGGACGACATAAGAAACAGTCCGGCGGCCATGGCCAGTTCGGCGATTGCGTCATTCGCATCGAGCCGCTTCCGCGCGGCGCCGGCTTCGAATTTGTCAACGACATCTTCGGCGGCGCAGTTCCGAAAAACTACATTCCAGCCATTGAAAAGGGCATTCAAGAGGCAGCCTTGCGCGGCTACCTTGCCGGGTACCCGGTGGTCGACTTCCGAGTCATTCTCAAGGACGGTTCCTACCATGACGTGGACTCAAACGAACTCAGCTTCCGCATGGCGGGCAGGATCGCCTTTCGCAAGTGCATCGAGCAGGCCCGGGCGGCGATCATCGAGCCAATCATGCGGGGGGAAATCGACGCTCCGGAAGTGGCAGCCGGCGTATTGATGGGCGATTTGAATGGGCGCCGCGGCAAGGTGCAGGGAATGGAATCACGCGCCGGCGCTCTGACGCTTCGAGCCGAGGTGCCGATGGCGGAGATGTTGACCTATGGAGCCGATCTCACCGCGATGACCCAAGGACTGGGGAGCTTCCACATGGAGCTGGATCACTACGAGTGCGTTCCGGCCGCGCAGCAAGAAAAGATCATAGCGGCTTCAACCCAGCGACTTCATGCCGATGAGGAGGATGAATAG
- a CDS encoding protein-tyrosine phosphatase family protein, which translates to MIVPYWIDATGLATTEAGTPPRLAIVPCPPGGEQLPASIQSLHNQGIDTLVSLLRADEGRVLRLEAEGRVCRELGVDYKWLPVQDHSIPESMDEFRLVVEQMQNDLRAGRGVGAHCYAGIGRSCLLMACLLCSEGLTPEEAFSRLSAARGLRVPDTWLQIQWVEHFAESLAGKSKQP; encoded by the coding sequence ATGATCGTTCCTTATTGGATCGACGCAACCGGTTTGGCCACTACCGAAGCGGGAACGCCCCCCCGGCTGGCAATCGTTCCATGCCCTCCTGGAGGAGAGCAGCTGCCTGCGTCGATCCAGTCACTCCACAATCAAGGGATTGACACTCTCGTCTCCTTGCTGCGGGCCGACGAAGGGCGGGTCCTCCGGCTCGAGGCGGAGGGTCGAGTCTGTCGCGAGCTGGGAGTGGACTATAAATGGCTGCCGGTTCAGGACCACTCCATCCCTGAGTCGATGGACGAATTCCGGCTGGTCGTTGAACAGATGCAGAACGACTTGAGAGCAGGTCGCGGCGTTGGCGCCCATTGTTATGCCGGCATTGGCCGTTCCTGCCTGTTAATGGCGTGCCTTCTTTGTAGTGAAGGGTTGACTCCGGAAGAGGCCTTTTCCCGGTTGAGCGCGGCCCGGGGGCTGCGAGTTCCCGACACCTGGTTGCAAATCCAATGGGTGGAGCACTTTGCCGAGTCTCTGGCGGGAAAGAGCAAGCAACCCTAG
- a CDS encoding NCS2 family permease: protein MPNSPPATMRDTLIGRIENYFEFSVLGTNWRTEVLAGFTTFITMAYIVVVNPAILHEAGMPLAAVTAATCLSAAIGSILMGVMARYPIALAPGMGLNAYFTYSVVKGLGIPWQTALGAVFLSGVVFVLLTVTGLRQKILRSIPHELYPAVAGGIGLFIAFIGLKNSGIIVANSSTMISLGNVRSPETALALFGVLLVAALQVWQVRGGMLIGIVGTALSGWTLGLVHWQPTPYNLSAITATAFKLDLRGALRFGIFEIVFIFLFVDLFDNLGTLVAVTKKAGLIGSDHEIPRVDRILLADATATICGSLAGTSTVTSYVESAAGVAAGGRSGVTAIVTGLLFLVALFVAPFLGVLPSAATAPALIVVGSLMLSTISEIPWQDPLVAFPAFLTLIMIPLTYSIASGLGFGMIAYAGLRLIRGRFRREDWLLYVLAILFLLRFVYMGKA, encoded by the coding sequence TTGCCTAATTCCCCACCCGCTACCATGCGCGACACGCTGATCGGGAGGATCGAGAACTACTTCGAGTTCTCCGTGCTCGGTACCAACTGGCGCACCGAGGTATTGGCCGGCTTCACGACGTTCATCACGATGGCGTACATCGTGGTGGTGAATCCGGCGATCCTGCACGAGGCGGGCATGCCCCTGGCCGCCGTTACCGCGGCGACCTGCCTGTCGGCGGCGATTGGCAGCATCCTGATGGGGGTAATGGCGCGCTACCCGATTGCGCTGGCGCCAGGTATGGGGCTCAATGCCTACTTCACCTATTCGGTCGTCAAAGGATTGGGAATCCCATGGCAGACGGCGCTGGGTGCAGTCTTTCTTTCGGGGGTGGTCTTCGTCCTGCTGACGGTCACCGGCCTTCGGCAAAAGATCCTGCGCAGCATTCCGCATGAACTTTATCCGGCTGTAGCTGGCGGCATCGGCTTGTTTATCGCCTTTATCGGGCTTAAGAACTCCGGCATTATTGTGGCGAACAGCTCAACGATGATTTCGCTCGGCAACGTGCGCAGCCCGGAGACGGCGCTGGCGCTCTTTGGCGTGCTGCTGGTGGCCGCGCTGCAGGTCTGGCAGGTGAGGGGAGGGATGCTGATCGGGATTGTCGGGACGGCGCTCAGCGGCTGGACGCTGGGGCTCGTTCATTGGCAACCGACCCCCTACAATCTCTCCGCCATTACGGCGACAGCCTTCAAGCTGGACCTGAGGGGAGCCTTGCGCTTCGGCATCTTCGAAATCGTCTTCATCTTTCTGTTTGTCGACCTTTTCGACAACCTGGGGACCCTGGTTGCGGTGACCAAGAAGGCGGGATTGATCGGCAGCGATCACGAGATTCCCCGCGTGGACCGGATTCTGCTGGCGGACGCGACCGCGACGATTTGCGGGTCGCTGGCAGGCACCAGCACGGTGACGAGCTACGTGGAAAGCGCTGCCGGAGTGGCTGCGGGCGGCCGCTCCGGAGTAACCGCGATCGTCACTGGACTCCTGTTCCTGGTGGCCTTGTTCGTCGCTCCGTTCCTGGGGGTCCTCCCCTCCGCGGCGACTGCTCCGGCGCTGATTGTGGTGGGCTCGCTGATGCTTTCGACGATTAGCGAAATTCCCTGGCAGGATCCGCTGGTCGCATTTCCGGCGTTTTTGACGCTGATCATGATCCCGCTGACCTACTCAATTGCAAGCGGACTGGGTTTCGGAATGATCGCGTATGCAGGATTGCGGTTGATCCGCGGACGCTTCCGCCGGGAAGATTGGCTTCTTTATGTGCTGGCGATTTTGTTTCTGCTGCGCTTTGTCTATATGGGAAAGGCTTGA
- a CDS encoding B12-binding domain-containing radical SAM protein — MSVHLVNPSDNSFGTAVITPRWLFVLAAATPRHVGDPILVDESIEQIDPATIKLGDIVGISVHTGNALRGYEVGRLAKERGAIVVYGGIHATLFPEEPFERGSADCVVKGDGDVVWGKVVNECLAGNPRRIYDGGKIEGDQFLAARWDLMDAGKYMWASVQTIRGCPKHCSFCSVWRTDGQKPRQRGYQSVVDEIVDLRRKGFRFIALADDNFYPVTLTDLRLARQQNDLIKLESLQQVRDERFALMTELAKLPKDMVFFTQITMEAAEDTDYLDAMRKANIKGALVGVEAVTPEGLKSVFKDFNYSGDDLANQLQTFKKHGVHVLGSFIFGLPTDQPGTFQATVDMALKAGVTFAQFVMMTPFPGTVDFLRWEKEQAADPTLVEGTPITRYWLIPPHIRPKMFTPHPSMSSEEIRERTQAVWDRFYDWSSVWKRSACTPTLRARVAFVLLSKLYRQMYASTGISSDSARRQKAKSSARWMARQTRKIFQAKPMPELVGPTWEPKPKSLGVGLVSLS; from the coding sequence ATGAGTGTGCACCTCGTCAATCCAAGTGACAATTCCTTCGGTACTGCCGTCATAACGCCGCGGTGGCTCTTCGTACTCGCTGCGGCTACCCCGCGCCATGTTGGGGATCCGATCCTTGTCGATGAATCCATCGAACAAATCGATCCCGCAACCATCAAGCTCGGTGACATCGTCGGTATCAGCGTTCATACCGGAAATGCCCTCCGCGGGTACGAGGTCGGCCGTCTGGCGAAAGAACGCGGAGCCATCGTCGTCTACGGCGGCATCCACGCCACCCTCTTTCCCGAGGAGCCCTTCGAGCGCGGTTCCGCCGATTGCGTGGTCAAAGGCGATGGGGATGTCGTTTGGGGAAAAGTTGTTAATGAATGTCTCGCCGGCAATCCCAGACGCATTTATGACGGCGGCAAAATCGAGGGCGACCAGTTCCTTGCCGCCCGATGGGATCTGATGGATGCCGGTAAGTATATGTGGGCCTCCGTGCAGACGATTCGCGGCTGCCCCAAGCATTGCTCCTTCTGCTCTGTCTGGCGCACCGATGGACAGAAGCCGCGGCAGCGCGGCTATCAAAGCGTGGTCGATGAAATTGTCGACCTGCGCCGCAAAGGCTTTCGCTTCATTGCCCTGGCCGATGATAATTTCTACCCCGTCACCCTCACCGATCTCCGCCTCGCTCGCCAGCAAAACGACCTTATCAAGTTGGAATCGCTGCAGCAGGTTCGCGATGAGCGTTTCGCTTTAATGACGGAACTCGCCAAGCTTCCGAAAGATATGGTCTTCTTCACTCAAATCACCATGGAAGCAGCCGAGGACACGGACTATCTGGACGCGATGCGTAAAGCAAATATCAAAGGTGCTCTCGTCGGCGTTGAGGCAGTGACCCCGGAGGGACTAAAGTCGGTATTCAAAGACTTCAATTACTCTGGCGATGACCTGGCCAATCAGCTTCAAACCTTCAAAAAGCACGGAGTACACGTGCTCGGATCGTTTATCTTCGGTCTGCCCACCGACCAGCCGGGCACCTTCCAGGCGACCGTAGACATGGCGCTCAAGGCGGGTGTCACCTTTGCGCAGTTCGTCATGATGACTCCGTTTCCTGGAACCGTCGATTTCCTTCGTTGGGAAAAAGAGCAGGCCGCCGATCCGACACTGGTCGAGGGAACGCCGATCACCCGCTACTGGCTCATCCCTCCGCACATTCGACCAAAGATGTTCACTCCTCATCCGTCGATGAGTTCGGAAGAAATCCGTGAGCGGACGCAAGCCGTATGGGACCGCTTTTATGATTGGAGTTCGGTCTGGAAGCGCTCGGCCTGCACTCCGACACTCCGGGCACGAGTAGCATTCGTGCTGCTCTCCAAACTTTATCGCCAGATGTATGCAAGCACCGGAATTTCCTCCGATAGCGCCCGCCGTCAGAAGGCGAAGAGTTCGGCACGATGGATGGCCCGGCAGACGCGAAAGATCTTTCAGGCAAAGCCGATGCCAGAGTTGGTCGGCCCCACCTGGGAGCCGAAGCCGAAGTCGTTAGGCGTCGGATTGGTCTCCTTGAGTTAG
- the pcaD gene encoding 3-oxoadipate enol-lactonase, producing MSATEAFLDLPDVRILFRWDGEEGLPVLLLSNGLGTNLTMWDEQVSGLANHLRLLRYDQRGHGQSSVPPGPYSIEQTGRDVLGLLDALEVQSCSFCGLSMGGTVGQWLGINAPRRIQKLVLSNTAAKIGTEQSWNARINLVRQSGVAAAIPLVLDRWFTADFQKRAPETVARIRTMFLATDPEGYVAGCAAIRDMDLREDVRNIQGPTLIISGADDAVTPPAEGKYLAENIPGASYVELAAAHLSNVEAAPAFNSALLQFLLPDQTA from the coding sequence GTGAGCGCGACCGAAGCTTTCCTTGATCTCCCAGACGTTCGCATCCTCTTCCGCTGGGATGGCGAGGAGGGCCTTCCGGTCTTGCTGCTCTCGAATGGTCTGGGAACCAATCTGACGATGTGGGATGAGCAAGTCTCCGGATTGGCAAATCATTTACGGTTGTTGCGCTATGACCAGCGTGGCCATGGCCAGTCATCCGTGCCACCCGGCCCTTACAGCATCGAGCAAACCGGGCGAGATGTCCTGGGTCTGCTCGATGCGCTCGAGGTCCAAAGCTGTTCTTTTTGTGGCCTTTCCATGGGTGGAACTGTCGGCCAATGGCTCGGGATCAATGCTCCCCGGCGCATTCAGAAACTTGTTCTATCGAACACTGCCGCAAAGATCGGCACCGAGCAGAGTTGGAACGCGCGCATCAATCTGGTCCGTCAAAGCGGCGTCGCGGCGGCGATTCCTTTAGTGCTCGATCGTTGGTTCACCGCAGATTTCCAAAAGCGAGCGCCCGAGACAGTGGCCCGCATCCGCACGATGTTTCTGGCCACCGACCCGGAAGGGTACGTCGCTGGATGCGCTGCCATCCGCGACATGGACCTGCGTGAAGATGTACGCAATATACAAGGACCTACCCTGATCATCTCCGGCGCTGATGACGCCGTGACTCCTCCCGCGGAGGGGAAGTACCTTGCCGAAAACATCCCTGGTGCCAGCTATGTCGAACTGGCTGCCGCCCACCTCTCGAATGTAGAAGCTGCGCCGGCTTTTAACTCCGCATTGCTGCAGTTTCTGCTGCCGGATCAAACGGCTTAA
- a CDS encoding response regulator, producing the protein MLRPCFLVLDREFPGSISTRKLVIETAKFNVITAYSAEEAVETLAAFPAIHGVVMDADIHGVPCDELIDRLKELQPRIRVVAISGPRGSVCEGADYHLESFDPRVLLETLRTLQPEEVAEIEKQEEQLARTTQSRRDRIRGQNK; encoded by the coding sequence ATGTTGAGGCCATGTTTTCTCGTCCTGGATCGCGAATTCCCCGGCAGTATCTCCACCCGCAAGCTCGTCATAGAGACCGCGAAGTTCAATGTGATCACCGCCTACTCCGCCGAGGAGGCCGTAGAGACACTGGCCGCATTCCCAGCCATCCACGGCGTTGTCATGGATGCAGATATCCATGGTGTCCCTTGCGACGAGCTGATTGACCGCCTCAAGGAATTGCAGCCCAGAATACGGGTGGTGGCCATCTCCGGTCCGCGGGGCAGCGTCTGTGAAGGGGCCGACTATCATCTGGAAAGTTTTGATCCCAGAGTTCTGCTCGAGACCCTTCGCACCCTACAGCCCGAGGAAGTCGCAGAAATCGAAAAGCAGGAGGAGCAGTTGGCCCGCACAACGCAAAGCAGACGCGACCGAATTAGAGGCCAGAACAAGTGA